A genomic window from Flavobacteriales bacterium includes:
- a CDS encoding TonB-dependent receptor plug domain-containing protein, with protein sequence MQTKPRMITFTFARLQKTRMGLNRGISIIAVLLLVASVAWGQETGKIKGFVYDKESGEPVLFTNVIVKGTTLGAATDVNGYYTITNVPVGDQTLVVTYLGYDTLKTSVNVRANNIETVNLYVEKSSVKLSEVQITAARQEALTEVRTSVTTLTPKQMKQIPTVSGESDLAQVLQVQPGVVFTGDQGGQLYIRGGSPIQNKVLLDGMIIYNPFHSIGFFSVFETDIIKTADIYTGGYNAQYGDRISSIMDIKTRDGNRKKFSGKLAFNPFGANAILEGPIIKMREDRGGSLTYLVSGKTSYLKYTSKALYPYVNNGNGLPFNFTDIFAKLTYSSNSGSKVNLFGFSFNDQVTYQSINNYKWNSYGVGVNVLVVPAGSQVLLEPFFNYSTYKIELNTSGIAGRRFSSIGGFRGGMNFTYYFGKSELKFGPFLQGFQTQYEFTNSVGTQVGANDAYNTTDFGAYAKFKWSWRDKIVLEPSFRLHYYASLGVASPEPRLGLKYNITKWLRFKYAFGLYAQNLISAKSDRDVVNLFYGYLTAPENLPKTFDGKPVKNPLQRAMHNIVGFEVDLGKRITLNVEGYYKNFLQLTNVNRNKLFADTPENSQVPDQLKKDFIIENGKAMGIDFVFKYNYKRLYIWAVYSLSKVTRYDGIKEYYPLFDRRHNVNLVASYRFGKDLNWEASVRWNLGSGFPFTQTAGFYENLMFTNGINTDYTTQNGNLGVQYGEYNSGRLPYYHRLDFTVKRSFELGQHTLDLVLGITNVYNRQNIFYIDRVKYERVNQLPILPSIGLSWQF encoded by the coding sequence ATGCAGACAAAACCGCGCATGATAACTTTTACCTTTGCACGCTTACAAAAAACGCGTATGGGTTTAAATCGTGGTATTTCCATCATTGCTGTGCTGCTTCTTGTAGCTTCGGTGGCATGGGGTCAGGAGACCGGAAAGATCAAGGGATTTGTTTATGACAAGGAATCGGGCGAACCTGTTCTCTTCACAAATGTGATCGTGAAAGGAACCACGCTGGGTGCGGCCACCGATGTAAATGGCTATTACACCATCACCAACGTTCCGGTAGGCGACCAAACATTGGTGGTCACTTATCTCGGCTACGATACCTTGAAAACTTCGGTCAACGTTCGGGCAAACAATATCGAAACGGTAAACCTGTACGTGGAGAAATCCTCTGTGAAACTGAGCGAAGTGCAGATCACAGCTGCACGACAGGAAGCATTGACGGAGGTTCGTACTTCCGTAACCACGCTTACGCCTAAGCAGATGAAGCAGATTCCGACCGTGAGTGGTGAATCCGATCTGGCGCAGGTGCTTCAGGTACAACCAGGGGTTGTGTTTACTGGTGACCAAGGTGGACAGCTGTATATCCGTGGTGGATCACCCATCCAGAACAAGGTTCTGTTGGATGGAATGATCATCTACAATCCGTTTCACAGCATCGGGTTCTTCTCGGTTTTCGAGACGGACATCATCAAAACGGCCGACATCTATACTGGAGGTTACAATGCGCAGTACGGTGACCGTATCTCTTCCATCATGGACATTAAAACCCGCGATGGTAACCGCAAGAAATTCTCAGGCAAGTTGGCGTTCAACCCGTTCGGTGCCAATGCTATTCTGGAAGGGCCGATCATCAAGATGCGTGAAGACCGTGGAGGTTCGCTGACCTACTTGGTTTCTGGTAAGACCTCTTACCTGAAATACACGTCCAAGGCGCTTTATCCGTATGTGAACAACGGCAACGGGCTGCCATTCAATTTCACCGACATCTTTGCCAAACTGACCTACAGTTCTAACTCAGGAAGCAAGGTGAATCTGTTCGGTTTCAGTTTCAACGATCAGGTCACCTATCAATCTATCAACAACTACAAATGGAACTCCTATGGAGTTGGGGTGAACGTACTGGTGGTTCCAGCAGGATCGCAGGTGTTGTTGGAACCGTTCTTCAACTATTCCACCTACAAGATCGAACTCAACACTTCGGGTATTGCAGGGAGAAGGTTCAGTTCCATCGGTGGTTTTAGAGGAGGGATGAATTTCACCTACTATTTCGGGAAGAGTGAATTGAAATTCGGGCCTTTCCTTCAAGGATTTCAAACGCAGTATGAATTCACGAATTCGGTCGGTACGCAGGTTGGTGCCAACGATGCGTACAACACCACCGACTTCGGTGCTTACGCCAAATTCAAGTGGAGCTGGAGAGACAAGATCGTGCTCGAACCAAGCTTCCGTTTGCACTATTATGCATCGCTTGGCGTGGCTTCGCCAGAACCACGTTTGGGGCTCAAGTACAACATCACCAAGTGGCTTCGTTTCAAATACGCTTTCGGTCTGTACGCGCAGAACCTGATCAGTGCCAAATCAGACCGCGATGTGGTGAACCTCTTCTACGGTTACCTCACCGCTCCAGAGAATCTGCCCAAAACGTTTGACGGCAAACCTGTGAAGAACCCGTTGCAGCGCGCCATGCACAACATCGTTGGGTTTGAAGTGGACCTCGGCAAGCGCATCACGTTGAATGTGGAAGGCTACTACAAGAACTTCCTTCAGTTGACCAATGTGAACCGAAACAAACTTTTTGCCGACACGCCTGAGAATTCTCAGGTTCCCGATCAGTTGAAGAAGGATTTCATCATCGAGAACGGAAAGGCGATGGGTATCGATTTCGTGTTCAAGTACAACTACAAGCGACTTTACATCTGGGCGGTTTACTCACTCAGCAAGGTGACGCGCTACGATGGCATCAAGGAATATTACCCGCTGTTTGACAGACGCCACAACGTCAACTTGGTCGCTTCGTACCGATTCGGAAAAGACCTGAACTGGGAGGCAAGCGTCCGCTGGAACCTCGGTTCTGGATTCCCATTCACGCAAACGGCAGGTTTCTACGAGAACCTGATGTTCACCAACGGGATCAACACCGATTACACCACACAAAATGGAAACCTCGGTGTGCAGTATGGCGAGTACAATTCTGGTCGTTTGCCATATTATCACCGATTGGATTTTACCGTGAAGAGAAGCTTCGAGCTTGGACAGCATACATTGGATCTTGTTCTTGGTATCACCAACGTTTACAATCGTCAGAACATCTTCTACATCGACCGCGTGAAGTACGAGCGCGTCAACCAACTTCCGATCCTTCCAAGTATCGGACTGAGCTGGCAGTTCTAA